Proteins co-encoded in one Halococcoides cellulosivorans genomic window:
- the lysA gene encoding diaminopimelate decarboxylase produces the protein MDNGPPVRRLADWDHDRLVAFADRFETPLYVLDRERVRENYRRIDSAFPDAEVMYAAKTNTGRAVLESVLDAGATIEGAAAGELQRAIDAGADPNDLQYTAVNPPDRELEYAVDLAAEAPGLTITAGARDTFDRLEALGYSGRVAIRVNPGIGTGHHDDVATGKHAKFGIPGDDLPAVADSVRERFDLVGVHAHVGSGVLGDEIDEHARALEVVADLAKGVEPIEFLDVGGGFGVPYREDTDPLDLDRVADAIRDAVAGVDADLKLEPGRYVVADAECIVTRVNTIKEVGSTVVGVDASLATLVRPAMFGAYHPIRNVSAPDREATPVSVGGPCCTGADVFCTDRPIARPERGDVLAIGMAGAYGYDLASQFHSQPRPAEVAIDGDHVAVVRRRETIDDVTRVERSG, from the coding sequence ATGGACAACGGCCCGCCAGTGCGCCGTCTCGCCGACTGGGATCACGATCGGCTGGTCGCTTTCGCCGACCGGTTCGAAACCCCGCTGTACGTTCTCGATCGCGAGCGCGTCCGCGAGAACTACCGCCGGATCGACAGCGCGTTTCCCGACGCCGAGGTGATGTACGCCGCGAAGACCAACACCGGGCGGGCGGTCCTCGAAAGCGTCCTCGACGCGGGTGCGACCATCGAGGGGGCCGCCGCGGGCGAACTCCAGCGCGCGATCGACGCCGGGGCCGATCCCAACGATCTCCAGTACACCGCGGTCAACCCACCCGATCGCGAACTCGAATACGCCGTCGACCTCGCCGCCGAGGCCCCGGGGCTGACGATCACCGCCGGTGCACGGGACACCTTCGACCGCCTCGAAGCGCTGGGCTATTCGGGCCGGGTCGCGATCCGTGTCAACCCGGGCATCGGGACGGGCCACCACGACGACGTCGCGACGGGCAAACACGCGAAGTTCGGCATTCCCGGCGACGACCTGCCCGCCGTCGCCGACTCGGTCCGCGAGCGGTTCGACCTCGTCGGCGTCCATGCCCACGTGGGTAGTGGCGTTTTGGGCGACGAGATCGACGAGCACGCCCGCGCACTCGAAGTGGTCGCCGATCTCGCCAAAGGGGTCGAACCGATCGAGTTCCTGGACGTCGGCGGCGGGTTCGGCGTGCCCTATCGGGAGGATACCGACCCCCTCGACCTCGATCGGGTCGCCGACGCGATTCGCGATGCGGTCGCGGGCGTCGATGCGGACCTGAAACTCGAACCCGGGCGGTACGTCGTCGCCGACGCCGAGTGCATCGTGACGCGTGTCAACACGATCAAGGAGGTCGGATCGACGGTGGTCGGCGTCGACGCCTCGCTCGCGACGCTCGTCCGGCCGGCGATGTTCGGGGCGTACCACCCGATCCGGAACGTGAGCGCGCCCGATCGCGAGGCCACGCCCGTCTCGGTCGGCGGGCCCTGCTGTACCGGCGCGGACGTGTTCTGTACCGATCGGCCGATCGCCCGGCCCGAGCGCGGCGACGTGCTCGCGATCGGGATGGCCGGCGCGTACGGCTACGACCTCGCGAGCCAGTTCCACTCTCAACCCCGGCCCGCGGAGGTCGCCATCGACGGCGATCACGTCGCGGTCGTGCGTCGGCGGGAGACCATCGACGACGTGACGCGGGTCGAACGCAGCGGGTGA